From Drosophila virilis strain 15010-1051.87 chromosome X, Dvir_AGI_RSII-ME, whole genome shotgun sequence, the proteins below share one genomic window:
- the LOC6636135 gene encoding protein CIP2A: MTTIRGHSAGHTNSNSINNNNSNSNNNNQNGDSPLQAALPAQDAALAQAIGYVREFSSQAAAYHQLKTEESLVHLLRSIALLGTKVPPHCYAPAPGNLELAKFFVDLHALMSALDGDSDALWSCVTLLQHCSRNLEARSAIVQKYCFVPLLSYLLKRTVRPERVQRLLLLLQDLTYGIRIGWEEPYLVVLLEHLVELVHSVEDCDPNATDVDSTQAQLALSILVNLCYKNFVVLFLFLRSVNISSFSRRIQNYGLLAYKMLIILSEDVHAFEQRELHTFLRTAFAGMEDCLKQWHVPQLRHIVDFLLDAQCHAGLQRAMLSYAHYCEDIERLLNQIEARRHMDDSASEDTRKQQQCCMELIFRLISHVLQLSENNSVISLDAITARLYELICDWLESELCGVAAIELLSVLLRLGKRGAVSQLIAREPANVVKLVNSAERSDTKPAHVTAILRLLLTLLRESKTEKLVLSKISESYFDKILAAPLSLLPQMLSPQTLAQSEVEKAIYCLLLLINFASIAKKAYWDKCCALLELPQLQYALARAMLSGNEQLVAAMLQIAQFEHFPKAAVAKFVSSIGSNNRQANPSPEQAEQWRNLSAILKSHRTFIDKELAQRVNALIESIGETMRRNELHSAPVSQVIELYNHRIDSLNCAAQNMQQRLEQASVQLCHSTQLTNVQNAELERFQTKNFELLISQERLQTQCKDLKAQAGQLKTNLSDLLKRWSETSEQLQASERRLSVKQSEIAGLQRDCEELRSNLSAKSEELSKLEALSKDNCTRIEKLKKSVIAYEQDIKEKLRTIEERTTELAKTHKALEEQREARKKSEDLVSVLETQLQEKKEQIENLEMEQKETEDLRKTIMSLMESKKPKRKA, encoded by the exons ATGACTACGATTCGCGGCCACAGCGCTGGCCACACAaatagcaacagcatcaacaacaacaacagcaacagcaacaacaacaatcagaatGGCGACTCGCCGCTGCAGGCTGCGCTGCCAGCGCAGGACGCGGCGCTTGCGCAGGCCATTGGCTATGTGCGGGAATTTAGCAGCCAGGCGGCGGCTTATCATCAGCTCAAGACGGAGGAGTCGCTGGTGCATCTGCTGCGCAGCATCGCGCTGCTGGGCACAAAAGTGCCGCCGCATTGCTATGCGCCGGCGCCTGGAAATCTGGAGCTGGCCAAATTCTTTGTGGACCTGCATGCGCTGATGAGCGCCCTGGACGGCGACAGCGATGCGCTGTGGAGCTGCGTCACGCTGCTGCAGCACTGCAGTCGCAATCTGGAGGCGCGCAGCGCCATTGTGCAGAAATATTGCTTTGTGCCGCTGCTGAGCTACCTGCTGAAGCGGACGGTGCGGCCGGAGCGTGTgcagcggctgttgctgctgctgcaggatCTGACATACGGCATACGCATTGGCTGGGAGGAGCCGTAtctggtggtgctgctggaGCATCTGGTCGAGCTGGTGCACAGTGTGGAGGACTGCGATCCGAATGCCACGGACGTGGACAGCACACAGGCACAGCTGGCGCTCTCCATACTGGTCAATCTGTGCTACAAGAACTTTGTGgtgctctttctctttctgcGCAGCGTCAACATATCCAGCTTCAGTCGGCGCATACAGAACTACGGCCTGCTGGCCTACAAGATGCTGATCATCCTCTCCGAGGATGTGCACGCCTTCGAACAGCGCGAACTGCACACATTTCTGCGCACCGCCTTCGCCGGCATGGAGGACTGCCTGAAACAGTGGCATGTGCCCCAGCTGCGGCACATTGTCGACTTCCTGCTGGACGCCCAGTGCCATGCGGGCCTGCAGCGAGCCATGCTCAGCTATGCCCACTACTGCGAGGACATTGAGCGGCTGCTGAAT CAAATAGAGGCACGTCGCCACATGGACGACTCCGCCAGTGAGGACAcgcgcaagcagcagcagtgctGCATGGAGCTGATCTTCCGCCTGATTAGCCATGTGCTGCAGCTGTCCGAGAACAACAGTGTGATCAGCCTGGATGCCATAACAGCGCGCCTCTACGAGCTGATCTGCGACTGGCTCGAGTCCGAGCTGTGCGGCGTGGCGGCCATCGAGCTGCTCAGCGTCCTGCTGCGCCTGGGCAAGCGCGGCGCCGTCTCGCAGCTGATAGCACGCGAGCCCGCCAACGTGGTGAAGCTGGTGAACAGCGCCGAGCGCAGCGATACAAAGCCCGCCCATGTGACAGCCAtactgcggctgttgctgacGCTGCTGCGCGAGTCCAAGACGGAGAAGCTGGTGCTGTCCAAAATATCCGAGTCCTATTTCGATAAGATTCTGGCAGCGCCGCTTAGCTTGCTGCCGCAAATGCTTAGCCCACAGACGCTCGCCCAGTCGGAGGTGGAGAAGGCCATCtactgcctgctgctgctcatcaaTTTCGCCAGCATCGCGAAGAAGGCCTATTGGGACAAGTGCTGTGCTCTGCTCgagctgccgcagctgcaaTATGCCCTGGCACGCGCCATGCTCAGCGGCAATGAGCAGCTGGTGGCCGCCATGCTGCAAATAGCACAATTCGAACACTTTCCCAAGGCGGCCGTGGCCAAG TTTGTCTCCAGCATTGGCAGCAATAACAGGCAGGCGAATCCCAGTCCTGAGCAGGCGGAGCAGTGGCGCAATTTGAGCGCAATTCTGAAGAGCCATCGCACCTTTATTGACAAGGAGCTGGCGCAGCGCGTGAATGCGCTAATCGAGAGCATCGGGGAGACAATGCGTCGCAATGAGCTGCACTCGGCGCCCGTGTCGCAGGTGATCGAATTGTATAACCATCGCATCGATAGCCTCAACTGTGCCGCGCAAAACATGCAGCAACGCCTGGAGCAGGCCAGCGTTCAGCTGTGCCACAGCACGCAGCTGACCAATGTGCAAAACGCGGAGCTGGAACGTTTTCAGACCAAAAACTTTGAGCTGCTCATCAGCCAGGAGCG cctgCAAACGCAGTGCAAGGATCTAAAGGCGCAGGCGGGGCAGCTGAAGACAAACCTTAGCGATCTGCTTAAACGTTGGTCGGAAACCTCCGAGCAGCTGCAGGCCAGCGAGCGCCGTCTCTCGGTCAAGCAGTCGGAAATTGCGGGCCTGCAAAGAGATTGCGAGGAGCTGCGCAGCAATCTCAGTGCCAAGAGCGAGGAGCTGTCCAAACTTGAAGCGCTGAGCAAAGATAAT TGTACACGCATCGAGAAGCTGAAGAAATCGGTGATTGCCTACGAGCAGGACATCAAGGAGAAGCTGCGCACCATTGAGGAGCGCACCACAGAGCTGGCCAAAACGCATAAGGCGCTCGAGGAGCAGCGTGAGGCGCGCAAAAAATCCGAGGATTTGGTTAGCGTGCTCGAGACGCAGCTGCAGGAAAAGAAAGAGCAAATCGAGAATCTCGAAATGGAGCAAAAGGAAACCGAAGATCTGCGCAAGACAATCATGAGCCTTATGGAGAGCAAAAAGCCCAAACGCAAAGCATAA
- the Abcd3 gene encoding ATP-binding cassette sub-family D member 3, with the protein MAPALSKLAQNQSAIVGAAGMTAALWIIAYGKLSNNKRKSGYEDKIQYTISEKKDKKSSKAHVNSVFFKQLRQLLPILIPRFWCIETGLLLLIAGSLIGRSVSDIWMIQNATVVESTIIHMNRAKFKTALLKYLAALPAISVVTNVLKWSLGELKLRFRTNLTHHLYSQYLNGYTYYKMSNLDNRIANADQLLTTDIDKFCESATDLYSNISKPVLDIFIYVYRLTVNLGGKTPSILMLYLLFAGVFLTRLRRPTGRLTVEEQKLEGEFRYVNSRLITNSEEVAFYQGNVREKLTLLASYSKLRSHLRKFLEFRVSMGIIDNIVGKYFASIVGFYAVSLPFFSENHPLLSGENSGQRLQAYYTYGRMLVKLAEAIGRLVLAGREMSRLAGFTARMTELIKVLSDLNKGTYERTMVNGNSIAQNGGTDANASSFGPNKGVMCFEDNIIRFEQVPLVTPNGDVLLKELTFEVKSGTNVLVCGPNGCGKSSLFRILGELWPTWGGKVTKPSRGKLFYIPQRPYMTLGSLRDQIIYPHTRDDMRRLGKSDEDLLHFLDIVQLTYLEQRENGLDAIEDWIDVLSGGEKQRIAMARLFYHKPQFAILDECTSAVSVDVEGKMYSYCREVGITLFTVSHRKSLWVHHDYYLQFDGRGSYEFEPIDQDKEHFGS; encoded by the exons atggctcCAGCTCTGAGTAAATTAGCGCAAAACCAGAGCGCCATTGTCGGCGCGGCTGGCATGACGGCAGCTCTATGGATAATCGCATATGGCAAACTATCCAATAACAAGAG aAAATCGGGCTATGAGGATAAAATTCAGTATACCATATCGGAGAAGAAGGACAAAAAGTCGAGCAAGGCGCACGTGAATTCAGTATTCTTTAAACAGCTGCGACAGCTGCTGC CCATACTTATACCCAGATTCTGGTGCATCGAGACGGGCCTCCTGCTGCTGATCGCGGGCTCTTTGATCGGCCGTTCCGTGAGCGACATTTGGATGATACAGAATGCGACCGTTGTCGAGAGCACCATAATACATATGAATCGGGCCAAGTTTAAGACGGCGCTGCTTAAATATCTCGCTGCTTTACCAGCT ATTTCGGTGGTCACCAATGTGCTCAAATGGAGTCTGGGCGAGCTGAAGCTGCGTTTCCGCACAAACCTAACGCATCATCTGTACAGTCAGTACCTCAA TGGCTACACGTACTACAAAATGTCAAATCTGGATAACCGAATAGCGAACGCGGATCAGCTGCTGACCACGGACATTGACAAGTTCTGCGAGAGCGCTACGGATCTGTATTCGAACATTAGCAAACCGGTGCTGGACATATTCATCTATGTGTATAGGCTGACCGTGAATCTGGGCGGCAAGACGCCGTCCATACTGATGCTCTATCTGCTGTTTGCGGGCGTTTTTCTGACCCGACTGCGTCGCCCCACCGGCCGTCTGACCGTCGAGGAGCAGAAACTGGAGGGCGAATTCCGCTACGTGAACAGCCGGCTGATCACAAACTCCGAGGAGGTCGCCTTCTATCAGGGCAACGTGCGCGAGAAGCTAACACTGCTCGCCAGCTACTCCAAGCTGCGCTCCCATCTGCGCAAGTTCCTCGAGTTCCGTGTCAGCATGGGCATCATCGACAACATCGTCGGCaaat ATTTCGCCTCGATTGTGGGCTTCTATGCGGTCTCGCTGCCCTTCTTCTCCGAGAACCATCCGCTGCTGTCCGGCGAGAACAGCGGGCAGCGTCTGCAGGCCTATTACACGTACGGACGGATGCTGGTCAAGCTGGCGGAGGCCATTGGCCGTCTGGTGCTGGCCGGACGCGAGATGTCCCGGCTGGCCGGCTTCACGGCGCGCATGACCGAGCTGATCAAGGTGCTGAGCGATCTCAACAAGGGCACCTACGAGCGCACCATGGTCAATGGCAACAGCATCGCCCAGAATGGCGGCACCGATGCGAACGCCAGCAGCTTTGGCCCCAACAAGGGTGTCATGTGCTTCGAGGATAATATCATACGGTTCGAGCAGGTGCCTCTGGTGACGCCCAATGGCGATGTTCTGCTCAAGGAGCTGACCTTTGAAGTCAA ATCTGGCACCAATGTCCTGGTCTGCGGTCCCAATGGCTGTGGCAAGTCCTCGCTGTTCCGCATTCTCGGCGAGCTGTGGCCTACGTGGGGCGGCAAGGTGACAAAGCCATCGCGTGGCAAGCTCTTCTACATTCCTCAGCGCCCCTATATGACATTGGGCAGCTTGCGTGATCAG ATCATTTATCCGCACACGCGCGACGATATGCGCCGCCTGGGCAAATCGGACGAGGATCTGTTGCACTTCCTGGACATTGTCCAGCTGACATATCTGGAGCAGCGCGAGAATGGCCTCGATGCGATCGAGGACTGGATCGATGTGCTGTCCGGCGGCGAGAAGCAGCGCATCGCCATGGCCCGTCTCTTCTATCACAAGCCGCAGTTCGCCATTCTGGACGAGTGCACCAGCGCCGTCTCCGTGGATGTTGAGGGCAAGATGTATAGCTATTGCCGGGAGGTGGGCATCACTCTGTTCACCGTATCGCATCGGAAATCGCTTTGGGTCCATCACGATTACTATCTGCAATTCGATGGCCGTGGTAGCTATGAATTCGAGCCCATCGATCAGGACAAGGAGCACTTTGGTTCGTAA